The following nucleotide sequence is from Bacillota bacterium.
CCCGGAAGCCAGGCTCAGATAGTGAAGGCAGAGAATCCGGGCTGGTTGTGACAGCTCAGGAACAAACAGCTTGTCTGCACCGACGGGAACTAACTCGCCCTCGGGGTAGGAGAGCCGCACCGTCCTGCCGGCGAAGGGGAAAACAAAACACCCCTCGGACAGCTTGAAGACCGCACCTGAGTCCTCGGCCATCTCAGCTGGGTCGCGGGCCGCGAAGTCGGCCAGCGCCTTGCGGAGAGCCGGATCGAGGTTGATCATGTCGCCCTCCTGTTGGGGCCGGGCGGCGTCCGGGGGTGCGATTCAGCTGTATGTGGGTGTCTGGCGAAGGGGTGATCAGTGAAGCGTTGGAGTGGCGATGCTTTGAAGTTCAACTGTCCGCCGATTTAGAATCTTCTGTTTACATAACGAGCGGTTCTTTGGTACCAATTATATAATGCTGACGCTGATTCAGTCAATTATTTCGGAGTAAGTAGGATAGGGAGGGACCCAGAGGCCGATAGATCGCTGCTAAACGGCTGCGGCGGGGTTATTTGGCGGAATTCCGGGGTTTGTAGTCTGACTTGTTGCAACATTCCGCCCTGGTTTGTGCTGGACTGGCGCTCACCCGGCGGCGGCGGTAGAGATGACGGTGCCGCCAGCAATGGAAAACCCACCGTCTGATGACGGTGGGACTGGCTCGGATCCGGCCCCGCAAATGGGACGGGATTGCGCCGCAAGGCTCAACCGTACTTCCAGGTCACGCCGAAGCCGCCGCGGGGGTACTTCCAGTCGATGTTCCCGTAGGGGCAGCCGATCCGGCAGGCGCCGCACTCCACACAGCGCTCGTACTCGACGATGGTCCGCTTCTCGGTCTCGTCCCACTCGTAGACATGGGCCGGGCAGAAGAAGGCGCACGGCCGCTTGGTCTCGTCATGGTAGTCCCGGCATTTGTCCTGGTCGACGATGGCCAGGTGAGGGCGGTCGTCGAGGCGGTAACGGATCAGGTAAAGCTTGTCATCG
It contains:
- a CDS encoding 4Fe-4S dicluster domain-containing protein, giving the protein MVPDVPGTPQAGTPATQKSLDDKLYLIRYRLDDRPHLAIVDQDKCRDYHDETKRPCAFFCPAHVYEWDETEKRTIVEYERCVECGACRIGCPYGNIDWKYPRGGFGVTWKYG